From the Daucus carota subsp. sativus chromosome 8, DH1 v3.0, whole genome shotgun sequence genome, one window contains:
- the LOC108198697 gene encoding uncharacterized protein At4g14450, chloroplastic has product MSDTSVKSSGNRRLSSRLQKRAPASIKISPATDWNVAIPLLSPLDGSPPSLPLRASEIKDCRDNARKNNVTEKAPAPVVYKKWQHPAAPFCYNETAPMRPFMFCTAVSDRS; this is encoded by the coding sequence ATGTCCGATACATCCGTGAAGAGCTCCGGCAATCGGCGACTATCAAGCCGCCTCCAAAAACGAGCTCCGGCGTCGATAAAAATCTCTCCGGCGACGGACTGGAACGTCGCGATCCCGTTATTATCGCCGCTCGACGGATCTCCGCCGTCTCTCCCGCTCCGTGCATCGGAGATAAAAGATTGTCGAGATAATGCTCGGAAAAACAACGTGACTGAAAAAGCTCCGGCGCCGGTGGTGTATAAGAAGTGGCAACATCCGGCGGCGCCGTTTTGTTATAACGAGACGGCGCCGATGAGGCCGTTTATGTTTTGTACGGCGGTTTCGGATAGATCGTGA
- the LOC108222944 gene encoding protein MAIN-LIKE 1-like: MGECTITLQDVGVLLGLPIDGEPVMCPVGPPPGQRWETIVGEIFGQIPPPEAFNNSRLRLTWVEGLTPARLRDDAGVEEIRLHARCYLLQLFGGSLFTDHSGGLIHSSWVHFVRDLEALGGYAWGPAVLARLYRELCNGCKASIKEVAGCLLLLQLWAWERLPTLAPVRTTVPLEDVAFWGHQLPGPHGARWLVGHSFVESDGSTVTTSRAALDALAPHEFIWEPYAGILDTLPDYCLAGRHLWRFRGPMICVYIVEPHQPDRVARQFGMIQRIPDQPHYSHEHHGMTLRGQKVLDYAVVHQPSMTHWQHRLEHIWIDDVIDGHATVPEYMDWYLPRTVRFISQLGALHTHLGVVLETIAARTADVLPDMSQLATQSLHHLRDRNAYRFDPRQVEEQDARQDGGGEDAGGRGGRGGGRRGRGGAERGRARGRGGRARGDGGRGSGRLVDEPDDDADHADHIGTGEDRGPESSATAATATVADASAAAATATATATVAEASTPHAAAAATATATVAEASTPPAAAAAATTTAGDWWPSFSLGLSLPSQPVPEQQTSQMPDTSTEQPPPVVQRQHRIRPWHGTPEVPPFDLGSSSQSTQSTQPSQPSQPSQPSQPATQPIVPLFDVFFVRRSKRAKKVPDCGTGSHRG, translated from the exons ATGGGAGAGTGTACTATTACACTGCAGGATGTTGGTGTCTTGCTCGGGTTACCCATTGACGGAGAGCCCGTTATGTGTCCTGTAGGCCCTCCACCTGGACAGAGATGGGAGACCATCGTTGGTGAGATTTTTGGACAGATTCCTCCACCCGAGGCTTTCAATAACTCGAGGCTACGGCTCACATGGGTAGAGGGTCTCACTCCAGCGAGATTACGTGATGATGCAGGCGTTGAGGAGATCAGGCTTCACGCCAGGTGTTACTTGCTACAGTTGTTTGGGGGGTCACTGTTCACCGACCATTCTGGTGGACTTATACACTCCTCGTGGGTTCATTTTGTTCGTGACCTGGAGGCGCTCGGAGGCTATGCATGGGGTCCAGCTGTTCTAGCTCGTCTATACAGGGAGCTTTGCAATGGTTGCAAAGCGAGTATTAAGGAGGTAGCTGGATGCCTTCTCTTACTGCAGCTATGGGCATGGGAGAGGTTGCCCACTCTTGCCCCTGTTCGGACCACTGTTCCATTAGAGGATGTTGCTTTTTGGGGGCATCAGCTTCCAGGACCACATGGAGCCAG GTGGCTTGTTGGACATTCATTCGTTGAGAGTGATGGAAGCACTGTGACTACGTCTCGGGCGGCATTGGATGCGCTTGCTCCACATGAGTTTATTTGGGAGCCTTATGCTGGGATTCTTGATACACTGCCAGACTATTGTTTAGCCGGCCGTCATCTCTGGCGCTTTCGCGGCCCCATGATATGTGTTTACATAGTCGAGCCACATCAGCCGGACAGAGTTGCTAGACAGTTTGGCATGATACAGCGTATTCCCGATCAGCCACACTACTCCCACGAGCATCACGGTATGACGCTGAGGGGCCAGAAGGTCTTGGATTATGCAGTCGTACATCAGCCCAGTATGACACACTGGCAGCATCGTCTGGAGCATATTTGGATTGATGACGTGATTGATGGTCATGCTACAGTCCCAGAGTACATGGATTGGTACTTGCCTCGGACTGTGAGGTTCATTAGTCAGTTGGGTGCACTGCATACCCACCTG GGAGTTGTGCTAGAGACTATAGCAGCCAGGACAGCAGACGTCCTCCCGGATATGTCCCAACTAGCCACTCAGAGTCTGCACCATCTCCGAGATCGGAATGCATACAGGTTTGATCCACGTCAAGTTGAGGAGCAGGATGCTAGACAGGACGGGGGAGGGGAGGATGCAGGTGGTAGAGGAGGCCGTGGTGGTGGCAGGAGAGGCCGTGGTGGTGCCGAGAGAGGCCGTGCTCGTGGCAGAGGAGGCCGTGCTCGTGGCGATGGAGGCCGAGGCAGTGGACGGTTAGTTGATGAGCCggatgatgatgctgatcatGCGGATCATATAGGTACAGGCGAGGATCGAGGCCCAGAGTCTTCTGCTACTGCTGCTacagctactgttgctgatgcttctgctgctgctgctactGCCACAGCTACTGCTACTGTAGCCGAGGCTTCTACTCCccatgctgctgctgctgccacAGCTACTGCTACTGTAGCCGAGGCTTCTACTCCCCCTGCTGCTGCTGCCGCTGCTACTACTACCGCCGGTGACTGGTGGCCTAGTTTTTCTCTAGGCCTAAGTTTGCCTTCACAGCCAGTACCTGAGCAGCAGACTTCTCAGATGCCAGATACCAGTACAGAGCAGCCTCCTCCTGTTGTGCAGCGTCAGCATAGGATTCGACCTTGGCATGGTACACCAGAGGTACCCCCTTTTGACTTGGGCAGCTCATCACAGTCTACACAGTCTACGCAGCCTAGTCAGCCTAGTCAGCCTAGTCAGCCTAGTCAGCCTGCTACGCAGCCTATTGTACCCCTTTTTGATGTCTTTTTTGTTCGCCGGTCAAAGAGGGCTAAGAAGGTTCCTGACTGTGGTACTGGTTCACATAGgggatga
- the LOC108197642 gene encoding uncharacterized protein LOC108197642 isoform X2, which produces MEELNRVAGVVSRLGKKCNLPALQGFEHVYGDIVSGVLGVKDLGFLVKDMEAMVRKMERFVNLTGALYGEIAVLRELEITTKKFQQSHLEETRKAFEQKLMWQEQDVKHLKDVSLWNQSFDKVVEMLARTVCTLYVRICNVLGSESGQRNDGLRQLKADCGVKFGRIDVKLENSVVIRRGLRKKNGGDMSGLTERNRMEKRKSNVRPKVEEQLFRAEHLDILCGMGRGGLFKECLNLGSPGTKVDDDNECSGLEDRSVAGGEKRNNLKHSGGVVSSQTSSTFSFSEANCSRSTLKSSFMDYATPSTIGGSGLALRYANVVIVVEKLLMYPHLVGEEARDDLYFLLPTNLRMSLKTGLKSFKEDFAIYDASLAHDWKERLDQILQWLAPLAHNMIRWLNERNIEQQQVIKRTNVLLLQTLYFADRVKTEEALCEVLIGLNYICHYEHQHDALLDCSSSFDLDDCVGDWQLP; this is translated from the coding sequence ATGGAGGAGTTGAATAGAGTAGCTGGGGTGGTTTCGAGATTAGGGAAAAAGTGTAATTTACCAGCTTTACAAGGGTTTGAGCATGTGTATGGGGATATAGTGAGTGGAGTTCTTGGAGTGAAGGatttgggttttttggttaaaGATATGGAGGCAATGGTGAGGAAAATGGAGAGGTTTGTGAATTTAACAGGTGCCCTTTATGGCGAAATCGCGGTTTTGAGAGAATTGGAGATAACCACCAAGAAGTTTCAGCAGAGTCATCTTGAGGAGACAAGGAAGGCTTTTGAACAGAAATTGATGTGGCAGGAGCAAGATGTGAAGCATCTTAAGGATGTTTCACTTTGGAACCAGAGTTTTGATAAGGTTGTGGAGATGTTGGCAAGAACAGTTTGCACCCTTTATGTGAGGATTTGTAATGTTTTAGGGTCAGAATCAGGGCAAAGAAATGATGGTTTACGTCAGTTGAAGGCGGATTGTGGAGTGAAATTTGGTCGGATTGATGTGAAACTAGAGAATTCTGTCGTGATCAGGAGAGGCTTGAGGAAGAAGAATGGGGGTGATATGTCTGGATTGACTGAGAGAAATAGGATGGAGAAGAGAAAATCAAATGTCAGGCCCAAGGTTGAGGAGCAACTGTTTCGAGCAGAACATTTAGATATTCTGTGCGGCATGGGTCGAGGAGGGCTATTCAAGGAGTGCCTAAATTTAGGTAGTCCTGGTACAAAGGTGGATGATGATAATGAGTGTAGTGGTCTTGAGGATAGAAGTGTCGCAGGTGGTGAGAAGAGGAATAATCTAAAACACTCAGGCGGCGTTGTTTCATCTCAAACAAGTAGTACTTTCAGTTTCAGTGAAGCTAATTGTTCCAGATCTACCCTAAAAAGTAGTTTCATGGACTATGCTACTCCTAGCACCATTGGAGGCTCCGGATTAGCATTGCGTTATGCTAATGTAGTAATTGTCGTAGAGAAGTTACTTATGTATCCTCATCTTGTTGGGGAGGAAGCAAGAGATGATTTATATTTTCTGTTACCAACCAACTTGAGAATGTCATTAAAGACTGGTCTCAAGTCTTTTAAAGAAGATTTTGCAATATATGATGCTTCTCTGGCTCATGACTGGAAGGAAAGGCTTGACCAAATACTGCAGTGGCTCGCTCCTCTAGCACATAACATGATCAGGTGGCTAAATGAAAGAAATATTGAGCAGCAACAAGTTATTAAACGAACAAATGTTCTCCTGCTCCAGACTTTGTATTTTGCTGATAGGGTGAAGACGGAGGAGGCGTTATGTGAAGTTCTAATTGGTTTGAATTATATTTGTCACTACGAGCATCAACATGATGCATTACTGGATTGTTCCAGCAGTTTTGATCTTGATGATTGTGTGGGGGACTGGCAGTTGCCATAG
- the LOC108197642 gene encoding protein PSK SIMULATOR 3 isoform X1, giving the protein MVVETWLLKMTSQVSANFKHALLESSKKSNAKKQEVKESTGILCFEVANLMSKTVLLHKSLGDKEISKLKSELLNCQGIKNLISCDEAFIFELALCEKMEELNRVAGVVSRLGKKCNLPALQGFEHVYGDIVSGVLGVKDLGFLVKDMEAMVRKMERFVNLTGALYGEIAVLRELEITTKKFQQSHLEETRKAFEQKLMWQEQDVKHLKDVSLWNQSFDKVVEMLARTVCTLYVRICNVLGSESGQRNDGLRQLKADCGVKFGRIDVKLENSVVIRRGLRKKNGGDMSGLTERNRMEKRKSNVRPKVEEQLFRAEHLDILCGMGRGGLFKECLNLGSPGTKVDDDNECSGLEDRSVAGGEKRNNLKHSGGVVSSQTSSTFSFSEANCSRSTLKSSFMDYATPSTIGGSGLALRYANVVIVVEKLLMYPHLVGEEARDDLYFLLPTNLRMSLKTGLKSFKEDFAIYDASLAHDWKERLDQILQWLAPLAHNMIRWLNERNIEQQQVIKRTNVLLLQTLYFADRVKTEEALCEVLIGLNYICHYEHQHDALLDCSSSFDLDDCVGDWQLP; this is encoded by the coding sequence ATGGTGGTTGAGACGTGGCTACTGAAGATGACAAGCCAAGTAAGTGCAAATTTCAAGCATGCCCTTCTTGAAtcttcaaaaaaatcaaatgcTAAAAAACAAGAAGTAAAAGAAAGTACTGGAATTCTCTGTTTTGAAGTTGCTAATTTGATGTCGAAAACTGTTTTACTCCACAAATCATTAGGTGATAAAGAGATTTCTAAGTTGAAGAGTGAGTTGTTGAATTGTCAAGGCATAAAGAACCTTATATCTTGTGATGAGGCTTTTATTTTTGAGCTTGCATTATGTGAAAAGATGGAGGAGTTGAATAGAGTAGCTGGGGTGGTTTCGAGATTAGGGAAAAAGTGTAATTTACCAGCTTTACAAGGGTTTGAGCATGTGTATGGGGATATAGTGAGTGGAGTTCTTGGAGTGAAGGatttgggttttttggttaaaGATATGGAGGCAATGGTGAGGAAAATGGAGAGGTTTGTGAATTTAACAGGTGCCCTTTATGGCGAAATCGCGGTTTTGAGAGAATTGGAGATAACCACCAAGAAGTTTCAGCAGAGTCATCTTGAGGAGACAAGGAAGGCTTTTGAACAGAAATTGATGTGGCAGGAGCAAGATGTGAAGCATCTTAAGGATGTTTCACTTTGGAACCAGAGTTTTGATAAGGTTGTGGAGATGTTGGCAAGAACAGTTTGCACCCTTTATGTGAGGATTTGTAATGTTTTAGGGTCAGAATCAGGGCAAAGAAATGATGGTTTACGTCAGTTGAAGGCGGATTGTGGAGTGAAATTTGGTCGGATTGATGTGAAACTAGAGAATTCTGTCGTGATCAGGAGAGGCTTGAGGAAGAAGAATGGGGGTGATATGTCTGGATTGACTGAGAGAAATAGGATGGAGAAGAGAAAATCAAATGTCAGGCCCAAGGTTGAGGAGCAACTGTTTCGAGCAGAACATTTAGATATTCTGTGCGGCATGGGTCGAGGAGGGCTATTCAAGGAGTGCCTAAATTTAGGTAGTCCTGGTACAAAGGTGGATGATGATAATGAGTGTAGTGGTCTTGAGGATAGAAGTGTCGCAGGTGGTGAGAAGAGGAATAATCTAAAACACTCAGGCGGCGTTGTTTCATCTCAAACAAGTAGTACTTTCAGTTTCAGTGAAGCTAATTGTTCCAGATCTACCCTAAAAAGTAGTTTCATGGACTATGCTACTCCTAGCACCATTGGAGGCTCCGGATTAGCATTGCGTTATGCTAATGTAGTAATTGTCGTAGAGAAGTTACTTATGTATCCTCATCTTGTTGGGGAGGAAGCAAGAGATGATTTATATTTTCTGTTACCAACCAACTTGAGAATGTCATTAAAGACTGGTCTCAAGTCTTTTAAAGAAGATTTTGCAATATATGATGCTTCTCTGGCTCATGACTGGAAGGAAAGGCTTGACCAAATACTGCAGTGGCTCGCTCCTCTAGCACATAACATGATCAGGTGGCTAAATGAAAGAAATATTGAGCAGCAACAAGTTATTAAACGAACAAATGTTCTCCTGCTCCAGACTTTGTATTTTGCTGATAGGGTGAAGACGGAGGAGGCGTTATGTGAAGTTCTAATTGGTTTGAATTATATTTGTCACTACGAGCATCAACATGATGCATTACTGGATTGTTCCAGCAGTTTTGATCTTGATGATTGTGTGGGGGACTGGCAGTTGCCATAG
- the LOC135148528 gene encoding uncharacterized protein LOC135148528, whose amino-acid sequence MASGSGSGSKAGNTVVGWIYHDGNIIESQLEGFIYDKPVSKHVRLDLSMNYANLCALLHSKLKIDSSSRLRIFYRSKNPDNLKFGIIPIEDDDDVELMFGVVVSKGMPFFVELYVEKLSCDGNLVRSSSSVGEKSSGRDSGGSHFRHDQDVGDSYMSVDTSHLERMTSFDDVEVENNEVPLELKEGRLFSTKEDLMHVVKQYHIQNHLEIGVIRSDPSSWYVACKYRNDGCIWKLKARKRTSHGKFQIMESVGPHTCLSTTITRDHPNLTASEIAGVIKSQIVADPTIKEKVLLATAKDKFGYEPGRKKIRNAKKIALEDIHGSWEGSYEDLPHLMETLQSFNVGTKVDWCFKEDDAEHLEEVTFRRLFWAFKPCIDGFEYCRPVILIDGTHLYGPYPGVLLSATAVDGFSHILPLACAIVESENNSSWEWFMDRLRSLVVGRRHGICIISDKHLGIMAAMQKEGWCEPLNHHRYCVRHFATNFATKFKKAGLKDRLVELAYQVQPKKFELLWGELLALEPRALAWFEDKPVRNWSLAHDYEHHRFGIMTTNHAESWNNAIVDARRLPLTSLVRVLFHKTVEYFDQRRLEIATQVSKGNIFTKYASHLLNRAVRRSTGHSVKIFDRGTWLFQVVTRKDGLKGGNTHTVRLMESSCTCGKFQAYRIPCSHVIACCSHVRMDFHGFVGDWYKLENQSKIYNGIFEPIPNKGDPRYPTELAFPRVVHDPDMEKKKGRRKSTRYKNEMDFQSRGKHGGTSSRDS is encoded by the exons ATGGCTTCTGGTTCGGGCTCGGGTTCGAAAGCTGGGAATACGGTTGTTGGATGGATATACCATGACGGTAATATTATCGAATCTCAATTAGAAggttttatttatgataaaccTGTTTCAAAGCATGTTAGGCTCGATTTATCTATGAATTATGCCAATTTATGTGCTTTGTTACATTCCAAGTTGAAGATTGATAGTAGTAGTAGGTTGAGGATATTTTATAGGTCTAAAAATCCCGATAATTTGAAATTCGGGATTATACCTattgaggatgatgatgatgtagaATTAATGTTTGGTGTTGTGGTGTCAAAAGGGATGCCATTTTTTGTTGAACTTTATGTAGAGAAATTGTCTTGTGATGGAAATTTGGTAAGGAGTAGTTCGAGTGTGGGGGAGAAGAGTAGTGGGCGTGATTCGGGGGGTAGTCATTTTAGACATGATCAGGATGTGGGTGATAGCTATATGTCTGTGGATACTTCCCATTTAGAGAGGATGACCTCATTCGACGATGTCGAGGTTGAAAATAATGAGGTCCCGTTGGAGTTGAAGGAGGGAAGGTTATTTAGCACGAAAGAGGATTTGATGCATGTGGTGAAGCAATACCACATTCAGAATCACTTAGAGATTGGAGTGATACGATCAGATCCGAGTAGTTGGTATGTTGCTTGcaagtatagaaatgatggttgTATTTGGAAGTTGAAAGCTAGAAAGAGGACTTCACATGGTAAATTTCAAATCATGGAGAGTGTAGGACCACATACTTGCTTGAGCACTACCATCACACGAGATCATCCCAACTTGACAGCCTCGGAGATTGCTGGAGTGATTAAATCTCAAATTGTTGCTGATCCGACAATTAAGGAGAAGGTGTTGTTAGCCACTGCTAAAGATAAGTTTGGATATGAGCCGGGCCGAAAGAAGATTAGGAATGCAAAGAAGATTGCATTGGAAGATATTCATGGCTCGTGGGAAGGATCATATGAGGACTTGCCACATTTGATGGAAACTCTTCAGTCCTTCAATGTGGGCACGAAGGTGGACTGGTGCTTTAAGGAGGATGATGCAGAGCACCTAGAG GAAGTGACATTTAGGAGATTGTTCTGGGCTTTTAAGCCATGCATTGATGGCTTCGAGTATTGCAGACCCGTCATACTGATAGACGGGACTCATTTGTATGGACCATATCCGGGTGTTCTTCTGAGTGCAACAGCTGTAGATGGTTTTAGTCACATTCTACCATTGGCGTGTGCTATAGTGGAGTCGGAGAACAACTCTAGCTGGGAGTGGTTCATGGATAGGTTGAGGAGCTTGGTGGTTGGTCGGAGGCACGGGATATGTATCATTTCTGATAAACATTTAGGGATCATGGCAGCTATGCAGAAGGAGGGATGGTGTGAGCCACTTAATCATCATCGGTACTGTGTGAGACATTTTGCCACAAACTTTGCCACCAAATTCAAGAAAGCTGGATTGAAGGATAGATTGGTTGAGTTGGCATATCAGGTCCAGCCTAAGAAATTTGAACTACTATGGGGTGAGTTGTTGGCACTAGAGCCTCGAGCACTTGCATGGTTTGAGGACAAACCAGTAAGGAACTGGTCACTGGCACATGACTACGAGCATCATCGTTTTGGCATCATGACTACCAACCATGCTGAGAGTTGGAACAATGCAATTGTCGATGCTCGGAGGCTCCCGCTTACTTCATTGGTGCGAGTACTATTCCATAAGACGGTTGAGTACTTTGATCAACGTCGCCTTGAGATTGCAACACAAGTATCGAAAGGTAATATTTTCACCAAATATGCATCCCATCTCTTGAATCGTGCTGTAAGACGTTCCACGGGTCATAGTGTGAAGATATTTGATCGGGGGACTTGGTTATTCCAAGTAGTTACAAGGAAGGATGGGTTGAAAGGGGGAAACACACACACGGTTCGTCTTATGGAGTCTAGTTGTACTTGTGGAAAATTTCAAGCTTATAGAATCCCTTGCTCCCATGTAATTGCATGTTGTTCACATGTGAGGATGGACTTCCATGGGTTTGTTGGTGATTGGTATAAGTTAGAGAACCAATCGAAGATTTATAATGGTATCTTTGAGCCAATTCCAAACAAGGGTGATCCTCGATATCCTACCGAGCTTGCTTTCCCGAGAGTTGTGCATGACCCCGATATGGAGAAGAAGAAGGGCCGAAGAAAATCAACGAGGTACAAGAACGAAATGGATTTCCAGAGCCGGGGAAAGCATGGAGGGACTTCATCGAGAGATAGTTGA